The Virgibacillus dokdonensis genome includes a window with the following:
- a CDS encoding DUF3048 domain-containing protein, translating to MRKVLFLVVIIAIVFIAGCKDEEDVGKDNEKGDDKNAAYALTGLSADGATDNRMVAVMVNNHPKARPQTGLSQADIVFEMLAEGNITRFLALYQSELPDVIGPVRSAREYYFDLAQGYNAIYVHHGAADFINQKMKDKGIDHLNGSLYDNDGNLFKREVFRKAPHNSYLQTDAIYEIAEEKGYDVTATYESLPFLETDAEIAGSPAPKVTVSYANNPNEMIQYIFKEDSGTYKRYNGEQQTVEVDTEEPIEISNVFIIEASHQVIDQEGRRAIDLESGGEAYLLQNGVMQEIQWENRAGRIIPVKNNKEVPFVPGKTWVNVIPQQPGLQDIVTISID from the coding sequence ATGCGAAAAGTTTTATTCCTAGTAGTTATCATAGCAATTGTTTTTATTGCAGGTTGTAAAGATGAAGAGGATGTGGGGAAGGACAACGAAAAAGGTGATGATAAAAATGCTGCATATGCTTTGACAGGTCTTTCTGCAGATGGAGCAACAGATAACAGAATGGTTGCTGTCATGGTAAATAATCATCCAAAAGCAAGGCCGCAAACGGGTTTATCACAAGCAGATATTGTTTTCGAAATGCTAGCTGAAGGGAACATTACGCGATTTCTAGCGCTTTACCAAAGTGAGCTACCTGATGTTATTGGCCCTGTTCGCAGTGCGCGGGAGTATTATTTTGATTTAGCCCAAGGGTATAATGCTATTTACGTGCATCACGGCGCTGCTGATTTTATTAATCAAAAGATGAAAGATAAAGGAATTGACCATCTGAACGGCTCGCTTTATGATAATGATGGTAACTTATTTAAACGGGAGGTTTTTCGTAAAGCGCCTCATAACTCGTATTTACAAACCGATGCGATATATGAAATAGCGGAAGAAAAAGGGTATGATGTAACTGCTACATATGAATCATTGCCATTTCTTGAAACGGATGCTGAAATTGCCGGTTCTCCTGCACCAAAGGTTACCGTTAGTTATGCAAATAATCCAAATGAAATGATACAATATATATTTAAAGAGGACAGTGGAACGTATAAGCGCTATAATGGAGAGCAGCAAACTGTAGAAGTGGATACGGAAGAGCCAATTGAAATAAGTAATGTATTCATTATCGAAGCAAGTCATCAAGTAATTGACCAAGAGGGACGCCGCGCTATTGATTTAGAATCCGGCGGTGAGGCTTATTTATTACAAAACGGTGTGATGCAAGAAATACAATGGGAAAATCGAGCTGGCAGAATCATCCCTGTAAAGAATAATAAGGAAGTACCGTTTGTTCCGGGGAAAACATGGGTTAATGTTATTCCTCAACAACCTGGATTGCAAGACATTGTAACGATATCAATTGATTAA